One Chryseobacterium indoltheticum DNA segment encodes these proteins:
- a CDS encoding MarR family winged helix-turn-helix transcriptional regulator encodes MDNNKEKTENVDLILKQTWLAVSKMYTELAQEHDSTAVQALTLLKIDPKEGTRSTNLGPKMAIEPTSLTRIIKLLEDNGYIYKEKTTTDKREVIIKLTDKGLSSRNMSKEVVVNFNKKVMEKIAPDKLETFKEVMSEIMKIAADLNNRK; translated from the coding sequence ATGGATAACAATAAAGAGAAAACAGAAAATGTAGATCTCATTCTGAAACAGACTTGGTTGGCTGTTTCGAAAATGTATACTGAGCTCGCACAAGAGCACGATTCTACTGCCGTACAAGCCTTAACTTTATTAAAAATTGATCCCAAAGAAGGTACAAGAAGTACCAATTTAGGCCCCAAAATGGCCATCGAGCCAACTTCCCTCACAAGGATTATTAAACTCCTTGAAGACAACGGCTATATCTACAAAGAAAAAACAACTACCGATAAACGAGAAGTCATCATTAAGCTTACCGATAAAGGATTAAGTTCAAGAAATATGTCTAAAGAAGTGGTGGTAAATTTCAATAAAAAAGTAATGGAAAAAATTGCTCCCGATAAGTTGGAAACCTTCAAAGAAGTAATGAGTGAAATCATGAAAATTGCTGCCGACTTGAATAATAGAAAATAA
- a CDS encoding ABC transporter ATP-binding protein: MHLQIKQANIGYDKTLISNANASLNLGDVCLLIGNNGVGKTTLIKSILHQNSLLNGEISINNKNVKHLSVKEIAENIAIVFSKAIIPQNYTVEDLISLGKYIYYPFYFELKKEDREEVSDIIKELDLDEYKNTPLKNLSDGNLQKAFIGRALTQNSPIIILDEPTTHLDEKNKIIILKTLRKLAKEQNKLILFSSHDWRLAKEFADKIWYVKNQELFSGIVEDLLLKHDELTNASLFQVNENFVAPSIISPEIQKEMLYSLLQKNFQKDLSLFQFKYNNTFWEISYKNEVHKCESFEEIINLISKLY, from the coding sequence ATGCACCTACAAATAAAACAAGCCAATATTGGTTACGATAAAACCTTAATCTCAAATGCCAATGCATCTTTGAATTTAGGAGACGTTTGCTTGTTGATTGGAAATAATGGTGTAGGAAAAACTACTTTAATTAAATCGATTCTTCATCAAAATTCTTTGCTGAATGGAGAAATTTCGATTAACAATAAAAATGTAAAACATCTATCTGTAAAAGAGATTGCCGAAAACATTGCCATCGTTTTTTCCAAAGCGATTATTCCGCAAAATTATACAGTTGAAGATTTAATTTCGTTGGGGAAATATATTTATTATCCTTTTTATTTTGAGCTTAAAAAAGAAGACCGGGAAGAGGTTTCAGATATTATTAAAGAATTAGATTTAGATGAATATAAAAATACTCCTTTAAAAAATCTTTCTGATGGAAATCTGCAAAAAGCATTTATTGGACGTGCATTAACGCAGAATTCTCCTATTATTATTCTTGATGAACCCACAACTCATTTGGATGAAAAAAATAAAATCATCATTCTAAAAACACTTCGAAAACTTGCCAAAGAACAAAATAAACTGATTTTGTTTTCATCACACGACTGGCGTTTGGCAAAAGAATTTGCCGATAAAATCTGGTATGTTAAAAACCAAGAACTATTTTCCGGAATTGTTGAGGATCTTTTACTGAAGCATGATGAGTTGACGAATGCATCTTTATTTCAGGTGAATGAAAATTTTGTGGCTCCTTCCATTATTTCACCCGAAATTCAAAAAGAAATGCTGTATTCTTTACTGCAAAAAAACTTTCAAAAAGACCTTTCATTATTTCAATTTAAATATAACAACACATTTTGGGAGATTTCATATAAAAACGAAGTGCACAAATGCGAATCCTTTGAAGAAATCATTAATTTAATCTCAAAGCTTTATTAA
- a CDS encoding FecCD family ABC transporter permease codes for MSKKFKILCLFLLIAVTLTALINLNTGFLSLNFQDFFQDSTNSQIAEIRVNRVLVMLLAGISIPTSGFLMQEYFQNPLAGPDILGITSVASLSVAFYIFFSHNILLPEFLQNSFLSLSAIIGSLVLMLVLLSMSNKFQDKSYLIIFGFLVSALAGAIVSLLQFYAENQSLKNYILWSFGANNMVSRNQIIVLSILIFIGFLICFKTIKPLIGNSLGSSYAQSLGVNLNHLKLMIIVASSLLSASVTAFLGPILFIGIIVPHFCRLIYNPAKLWQQWILNMFLGMLMMLFFSIIAEKTQIPLNVISSVFGIPVILMMLLKQNKV; via the coding sequence ATGTCTAAAAAATTTAAAATCCTGTGTTTATTTTTACTGATCGCAGTTACTTTGACAGCGCTCATTAATCTGAATACAGGATTTTTGTCTTTAAATTTCCAGGATTTTTTCCAGGATTCTACCAATAGCCAGATTGCAGAAATTCGTGTAAACCGGGTTTTAGTAATGCTTTTGGCAGGAATTTCAATTCCGACATCGGGCTTTCTGATGCAGGAATATTTTCAGAATCCTCTTGCCGGACCAGATATTTTAGGAATTACATCTGTCGCAAGCTTATCTGTCGCATTTTACATTTTCTTTTCACATAATATTTTACTGCCTGAATTTCTGCAAAACAGTTTTCTAAGTTTATCAGCAATCATTGGAAGCTTAGTTTTGATGCTTGTTTTGCTTTCAATGTCAAATAAATTTCAGGATAAATCATATCTTATTATTTTCGGCTTTTTGGTGTCGGCTTTAGCGGGAGCTATTGTTTCGTTGCTTCAGTTTTATGCAGAAAATCAAAGTTTAAAAAACTATATTTTATGGTCTTTTGGAGCCAATAATATGGTTTCGAGAAATCAGATTATCGTGCTGTCTATTTTAATTTTTATTGGATTCTTAATCTGTTTTAAAACGATAAAACCCTTAATCGGAAATTCTCTCGGAAGTTCATATGCACAGAGTTTAGGAGTTAATTTAAATCATCTGAAACTGATGATCATCGTTGCTTCTTCTTTACTTTCGGCTTCGGTTACAGCATTTTTAGGACCTATTTTATTCATCGGGATTATTGTTCCTCACTTCTGCAGATTGATTTATAATCCAGCAAAACTTTGGCAGCAATGGATTCTGAATATGTTTTTGGGAATGCTGATGATGTTGTTTTTCTCAATTATTGCAGAAAAAACGCAGATTCCTTTAAATGTTATTAGTTCGGTTTTTGGAATTCCTGTAATTTTAATGATGCTTTTGAAGCAGAATAAAGTGTAA
- a CDS encoding TlpA family protein disulfide reductase yields MKKIILTALLATALLSCKKEAEKTEENIAVADSADIKKDAEPETSKIALREVDQKGLTEILSKNNDTLYVTNFFATWCGPCMMEIPHFKKKIEELKDKPVKFTFINIYNKPAWETEVPAFAQKSGLADKILLLDDSKLNQDFFVNFQQWRGNNIPFTFFRKGDKVEESEGSMTEEMLNSQIDSFLK; encoded by the coding sequence ATGAAAAAAATAATTTTAACTGCACTTTTGGCTACTGCATTGCTAAGTTGTAAAAAAGAAGCAGAAAAAACGGAAGAAAATATCGCCGTAGCAGATTCAGCGGATATTAAAAAGGATGCAGAACCTGAAACTTCTAAAATAGCACTGAGGGAAGTTGATCAGAAAGGATTAACTGAGATTTTATCCAAAAATAATGATACTTTATATGTAACCAATTTTTTTGCAACGTGGTGTGGCCCATGCATGATGGAAATACCTCATTTTAAAAAGAAAATTGAAGAATTAAAAGACAAACCTGTAAAATTTACATTTATAAATATTTATAACAAGCCAGCTTGGGAAACCGAAGTTCCAGCTTTTGCACAAAAAAGTGGTCTGGCAGATAAAATTCTTCTTCTTGATGATAGTAAATTAAATCAAGACTTTTTTGTCAATTTTCAACAATGGAGAGGAAATAATATTCCATTTACTTTTTTCAGAAAAGGTGACAAAGTAGAAGAATCTGAAGGTTCAATGACTGAGGAAATGCTTAATTCACAAATTGATTCTTTTCTAAAGTAA
- a CDS encoding flavin reductase family protein produces MEQQIYKGKLTQFHRLKIAKKEKLTKNTFSLELEIPEDLKENFQFEAGQYVSIQFQSHGKNVINDYSMTSAPYEKKIVLGIKINSVQSATSQLFENYEVGDEILVSEPGGRFTLVSKPSEFRTIVGFAAGIGITPILSHFKNILHTEPRTRLFLFLGNKSSEELVYRELLDNLASKHHNRLQIFYFYSQEKTADQFFYGRLDAKKLNLIINQILHLDDTDEESTIWDAVDEVLICGKGEMIKTLANACYHHGIPKKNIHFELFEEFNDDIYPVEKEFPLIEDVQVDFKLLGKNYQTELPDNREKILQQLLTQKFPVPYSCKSGICGSCECTLEEGEVELLENEYLTEKEEAQGKILACMSIAKSKKIKLNFDFN; encoded by the coding sequence ATGGAACAACAAATCTATAAAGGGAAACTCACGCAGTTTCATCGGTTAAAAATAGCTAAAAAAGAAAAGCTGACCAAAAATACTTTTTCTTTGGAGCTCGAAATTCCTGAGGATTTAAAAGAAAATTTTCAATTTGAGGCCGGCCAGTATGTAAGCATTCAATTTCAGTCTCACGGTAAAAATGTTATCAATGATTACTCGATGACGTCGGCTCCGTATGAGAAAAAAATAGTTTTGGGAATCAAAATAAATTCAGTGCAAAGTGCCACTTCGCAGCTATTTGAAAATTACGAAGTTGGAGATGAAATTTTGGTGAGCGAACCTGGTGGAAGATTTACTTTAGTTTCTAAACCCAGTGAATTCAGAACGATTGTAGGTTTTGCTGCGGGAATCGGAATTACACCCATTTTAAGTCATTTTAAAAACATCCTTCATACCGAACCGAGAACGAGACTTTTTTTATTTCTTGGAAACAAAAGTTCTGAAGAACTTGTCTATCGTGAGCTTCTCGATAATCTTGCAAGTAAGCATCATAACAGACTGCAGATTTTTTATTTTTATTCGCAAGAAAAAACAGCAGATCAATTTTTCTACGGAAGGCTGGACGCAAAAAAATTAAACTTAATTATCAATCAAATCCTGCATCTGGATGATACCGATGAAGAATCTACAATTTGGGATGCCGTTGACGAAGTTTTAATCTGCGGAAAAGGGGAAATGATAAAAACGTTGGCCAATGCATGCTATCATCACGGAATTCCAAAAAAGAATATTCATTTTGAATTGTTCGAAGAGTTTAATGATGATATTTATCCTGTAGAAAAAGAATTTCCGCTGATTGAAGATGTACAGGTAGATTTTAAACTTTTAGGAAAAAACTACCAAACTGAGCTTCCAGATAACCGGGAGAAAATTCTGCAGCAGCTTCTGACTCAAAAATTTCCGGTTCCTTATTCCTGCAAATCCGGAATTTGCGGAAGCTGTGAATGTACTTTGGAAGAAGGCGAAGTAGAGCTTTTGGAAAACGAATATCTTACCGAAAAAGAAGAAGCACAAGGGAAAATATTAGCATGTATGTCGATTGCAAAAAGTAAGAAAATAAAGCTTAACTTTGATTTCAATTGA
- a CDS encoding SanA/YdcF family protein: protein MKFIRNIFKLFFVSVEIVFLLICLSNAWVFGLTNGRTYTKISKIPPREVALVLGTSPRMRSGLSNPYFTKRMDATALLYHHGKIKKIIVSGEKSKGYNEPAAMKNYLIYQEGVPEEIIMEDPEGFNTYKSILRCKDVYNKKNVIIVSQGFHNLRALFFARNNNMNALGFDAQDVTKPESYYRNQSREILARVAAVVYFIFGISSD from the coding sequence TTGAAATTCATCCGAAACATATTCAAATTATTTTTTGTATCAGTAGAAATTGTTTTTCTTCTGATATGTTTGTCTAATGCCTGGGTTTTCGGACTCACCAATGGGAGAACTTATACCAAAATATCAAAAATTCCGCCGAGAGAAGTTGCTTTGGTTTTAGGAACATCTCCAAGGATGCGTTCCGGACTTTCAAACCCGTATTTTACCAAAAGGATGGATGCCACGGCGTTGCTTTATCATCACGGAAAAATAAAAAAGATCATTGTAAGCGGTGAAAAAAGTAAAGGATATAATGAGCCCGCTGCGATGAAAAATTATCTTATTTATCAGGAAGGTGTGCCCGAAGAAATCATAATGGAAGATCCGGAAGGTTTTAATACTTATAAAAGCATTTTGCGCTGTAAAGATGTTTACAACAAGAAAAATGTGATTATTGTTTCCCAGGGTTTTCACAATCTGAGAGCTTTGTTTTTTGCAAGAAACAATAATATGAATGCTTTAGGATTTGACGCTCAAGACGTTACAAAACCAGAGAGTTACTACAGAAACCAATCCCGCGAAATACTTGCAAGAGTGGCTGCTGTAGTTTATTTTATTTTTGGAATTTCTTCCGATTAG
- the tamL gene encoding translocation and assembly module lipoprotein TamL, whose translation MSCKHFKNSPQKYYKIISFATFVGLLYACSTTKKVPDGEYLLTQNNFEFEDKKQFFDDELEDYVQQKPNKKQLLFMPLSLLFYNAANPKYDTILNEYMTYPSEMRNQKLRDSLFIKYNMQSSVGKSLFMDRLYHNWGTPPVILDQTRTEKSAESIEKRMVYRGFWDAEVKHAHKLDSAAKKASVKYSITHNSPTNIKEYYYNIPDLGIKGLYQQKMHESLVKRGQLLDQTVLEKEITRINDWMRENGYYKFNAGNDEVGFVADSLLSRKEVPLVLEIRKDSVNRPYKRATFGNIDVAIVDNHNDFPRKTVKDSLRRIRFHKMNENYKTSSLWRTIIVDNKAVYDQKKLDLTKRNLLAMNNFSILKAKDSLRQGGASSPNDSIVDVLYILKPLDKYELKIGTDINYSQLLNLGISPSVDLTTRNVFHGAENLTTSLAGTFGSIRNPKNLDKRILAYEYSAQASLSFPRLLLPFNYYKLIPKRYTPTSSIVLGASVQNNIGLGRTNFNTGLNYFANVNDQVSHRLTLFNTLFSLTKNKDSYYDFFIGDDVVRRAAFADYFLYNPQLEQEFNAGLVTRDQVSQRIIEDLGYVGTLDREKAERLLDFTGTLVNKDRQTQDVLISSMVYNFIYNEIGKKDYPNAFYFNGKVELAGNIPSIFNQKRQDEGGILRSPERTIFGIPYAQFVKFDFDVRKYFKFNGNQTLALRQFIGIGIPYGNSSTMPFVRSYFNGGSNDIRAWVAFGGLGPGGSQIDEKVRTYLMGNIKLTTNIEYRIPFTDMYEGAIFTDIGNVWNTENNGFDDQFKFNKFIKEMGIGSGFGLRVNVAYITLRVDLAYKIYDPNKPDGDRWRFHDIKPLKPTLNIAFGYPF comes from the coding sequence ATGAGCTGTAAGCATTTTAAGAATTCTCCTCAAAAATATTATAAAATAATATCATTTGCAACATTTGTAGGTTTACTTTATGCATGTAGTACCACAAAAAAAGTTCCGGATGGTGAATATCTGCTTACTCAAAACAATTTTGAATTTGAAGATAAAAAGCAGTTTTTTGATGACGAGCTGGAAGATTATGTGCAGCAGAAACCCAATAAAAAGCAGTTGCTTTTCATGCCTTTAAGTCTTCTTTTCTATAATGCTGCAAATCCAAAATACGATACTATTCTTAATGAATATATGACCTATCCAAGTGAAATGAGAAATCAGAAACTGCGTGATTCTCTTTTCATTAAATATAATATGCAAAGCAGTGTGGGGAAAAGTCTTTTCATGGATAGATTATATCATAATTGGGGAACTCCACCGGTGATTCTTGATCAGACAAGAACTGAAAAAAGTGCGGAATCTATTGAAAAAAGAATGGTCTACAGAGGTTTTTGGGATGCAGAAGTGAAACACGCTCACAAGCTTGATTCAGCAGCTAAAAAAGCATCTGTAAAATATTCTATTACGCACAACAGCCCAACAAATATTAAAGAATACTATTATAATATCCCCGATTTAGGCATCAAAGGGCTTTATCAGCAAAAGATGCATGAAAGTTTGGTAAAAAGAGGGCAATTGCTTGACCAAACGGTATTAGAAAAAGAAATTACCCGAATCAATGATTGGATGCGTGAAAATGGCTATTATAAATTCAATGCTGGTAATGATGAAGTAGGTTTCGTAGCTGATTCTCTTTTGAGCCGTAAAGAAGTTCCTTTGGTTTTAGAGATTCGTAAAGACTCTGTCAATAGACCTTACAAAAGAGCTACTTTTGGAAATATTGATGTTGCAATTGTCGATAATCACAACGATTTTCCCAGAAAAACAGTGAAAGACAGTCTTCGAAGAATTCGTTTTCATAAAATGAACGAAAACTACAAGACTTCGTCGTTATGGAGAACCATTATTGTTGATAATAAAGCAGTTTACGATCAGAAAAAATTAGACCTTACCAAAAGAAATCTTTTGGCCATGAATAATTTCAGTATCCTAAAAGCTAAAGATTCTTTGCGACAAGGCGGCGCAAGTTCTCCGAATGACAGTATTGTGGATGTTTTATACATTCTAAAACCTTTAGATAAATATGAACTGAAGATAGGAACTGATATTAATTATTCACAGTTATTAAATTTAGGGATATCACCCTCGGTTGATTTAACGACCAGAAACGTATTTCATGGTGCCGAAAACCTTACAACAAGTTTAGCAGGAACTTTCGGATCTATCAGAAATCCTAAAAATCTGGATAAAAGAATTTTAGCGTATGAATATTCTGCGCAGGCTTCTCTTAGTTTCCCTAGATTACTGCTTCCGTTTAACTATTACAAATTGATTCCTAAAAGATATACTCCCACATCGTCAATCGTTTTGGGAGCATCGGTACAGAATAATATCGGGTTGGGAAGAACCAACTTTAATACCGGTCTGAATTATTTTGCCAATGTAAATGATCAGGTTTCGCACCGTTTAACGTTATTTAATACACTTTTCAGTTTAACGAAGAATAAAGACAGTTATTATGATTTCTTTATTGGTGATGATGTGGTGAGAAGAGCTGCTTTCGCAGATTATTTTCTTTATAATCCTCAGTTAGAACAGGAGTTCAATGCCGGACTTGTTACAAGAGATCAGGTTTCTCAACGAATTATAGAAGATCTCGGTTATGTAGGTACACTTGATAGAGAAAAAGCAGAGAGACTTTTAGATTTTACAGGTACTTTAGTAAACAAAGACAGGCAAACTCAGGATGTTTTAATTTCATCAATGGTTTATAATTTTATTTATAATGAAATTGGTAAAAAAGATTATCCCAATGCTTTTTATTTTAATGGAAAAGTAGAATTGGCGGGCAATATTCCAAGTATATTTAATCAGAAAAGACAAGATGAAGGCGGGATTTTAAGAAGTCCTGAAAGAACAATTTTTGGAATTCCTTATGCGCAATTTGTGAAATTTGATTTTGATGTCAGAAAGTATTTTAAATTTAATGGTAATCAGACTTTAGCACTTAGACAGTTTATAGGAATTGGTATTCCTTACGGAAATTCTTCAACAATGCCGTTTGTAAGATCTTATTTTAATGGTGGTTCTAATGATATTCGTGCTTGGGTTGCATTTGGAGGCTTAGGCCCGGGTGGCTCGCAGATTGACGAGAAAGTGCGTACTTATTTGATGGGAAATATTAAACTGACAACAAATATAGAATACAGAATTCCTTTTACCGATATGTATGAAGGTGCTATTTTCACAGATATTGGAAACGTTTGGAATACTGAAAATAATGGTTTTGATGACCAGTTTAAATTCAATAAATTCATCAAAGAGATGGGTATTGGTAGTGGTTTTGGTCTTAGAGTAAATGTTGCTTACATTACATTAAGAGTAGATTTAGCGTATAAAATTTACGATCCAAACAAACCTGATGGTGACCGATGGAGATTCCATGATATCAAACCATTAAAACCTACATTGAATATTGCTTTCGGATATCCTTTCTAA
- a CDS encoding TrmH family RNA methyltransferase, with the protein MLTAHTIKILQSLDKKKFRQKYNLFLVEGNKTIIELPNSNFKIKEIFSTQPNNFLSKDVQFTHITENELKKISFLQNPKDSVAVCELSAKSEFTDKDFQLVLDGIQDPGNLGTIIRLADWFGIEQIICSEDTVDFYNPKVIQATMGSFTRVNIVYCNLVEYLSKTENINVGTDMEGENIYHFEKPKKINLILGNEGNGMRDETEKFLHQKISIPRFGKSQSTESLNVSMAAGIILGQLFRV; encoded by the coding sequence ATGCTTACAGCTCATACAATTAAAATTTTACAGTCTTTAGATAAAAAGAAGTTCAGGCAAAAATACAACTTGTTTTTGGTTGAAGGGAATAAAACTATTATTGAACTTCCTAATTCTAACTTTAAAATTAAAGAAATATTTTCTACACAACCTAACAATTTTCTTTCCAAAGATGTTCAATTCACGCACATTACTGAAAATGAACTTAAAAAAATAAGTTTTCTACAAAATCCTAAAGATTCTGTAGCTGTTTGTGAGTTATCTGCAAAGTCTGAGTTTACTGACAAAGATTTTCAGTTGGTTTTAGATGGAATTCAGGATCCGGGGAATTTGGGAACTATTATCCGTTTAGCAGACTGGTTCGGAATCGAACAAATTATTTGCAGTGAAGATACCGTAGATTTTTACAATCCGAAAGTTATTCAGGCAACGATGGGTTCTTTTACCAGAGTGAACATTGTGTATTGCAACTTGGTAGAATATCTTTCAAAAACTGAAAACATCAATGTGGGAACCGATATGGAAGGAGAGAATATTTATCATTTCGAAAAACCAAAAAAAATAAATTTGATCTTAGGAAACGAAGGAAATGGAATGCGTGACGAAACAGAAAAATTTCTTCACCAAAAAATAAGTATTCCAAGATTCGGAAAATCGCAGTCTACAGAAAGCCTGAATGTTTCTATGGCAGCGGGGATAATTTTGGGACAGCTCTTCAGAGTTTAA
- a CDS encoding phosphoribosyl-ATP pyrophosphatase, with the protein MGRNYESLEELKRKKKLLKSEINDLEALLTFKNTKESLSAFTNGLSDQYLKEKIDEDGEETTVIRKDVIAKQITSEVKDLFLSKNTAMGIAGSAFKGDAIDTVMKLAVTAFVANYAKKNMKSSNWKKKILGAALIYVAPMALKFIRKKLEAYQKTKSVSSMEQLI; encoded by the coding sequence ATGGGCAGAAATTACGAGAGTCTGGAAGAACTTAAAAGGAAGAAGAAACTTTTGAAAAGTGAAATTAATGATCTTGAAGCTCTTTTAACTTTTAAAAATACAAAAGAAAGCCTGAGTGCATTTACCAATGGTCTTAGCGATCAGTATTTAAAGGAAAAAATTGATGAAGATGGCGAAGAAACTACAGTGATCAGAAAAGATGTCATCGCAAAACAGATCACCTCTGAGGTAAAAGATCTTTTCTTAAGTAAAAATACAGCAATGGGAATTGCCGGAAGCGCTTTTAAAGGCGATGCAATAGATACTGTTATGAAACTTGCAGTAACTGCCTTTGTGGCAAACTATGCAAAGAAAAATATGAAAAGCTCAAACTGGAAAAAGAAGATTTTGGGAGCAGCATTAATTTATGTAGCACCAATGGCTTTGAAATTTATCCGTAAAAAGTTGGAGGCTTATCAAAAAACAAAAAGTGTATCCAGCATGGAGCAGCTTATATAA
- a CDS encoding phage holin family protein, giving the protein MIETIKEYASKRIDLLKIEATEKSSISAGVIAYLVILLVAFGFFIILFNFGLAFLIGKALDNYSYGFFIVAGFYFVIMFLVVTFKKRIVHMVANKVIEFLNH; this is encoded by the coding sequence ATGATTGAGACAATTAAAGAATACGCATCTAAAAGAATAGATTTGCTAAAAATTGAGGCCACAGAGAAATCTTCAATTTCTGCAGGTGTTATTGCATATTTGGTGATATTGTTGGTGGCTTTTGGTTTTTTTATCATTCTCTTCAATTTTGGGTTGGCGTTTCTTATAGGAAAAGCATTAGATAATTATTCATACGGATTCTTTATTGTTGCAGGATTTTATTTTGTAATAATGTTTTTAGTTGTTACCTTTAAGAAAAGAATCGTACACATGGTGGCAAATAAAGTAATCGAATTTTTAAATCACTAA
- a CDS encoding YtxH domain-containing protein, producing MSRKGNNTAGILAGLLAGAAAGVILGMLYAPEEGKETRKKIKTKAEDLKDQAKNKYGEVSEKVKDQYDSISSTFKETASNVAHTVKDGYDKYKDQIVSKTTDMVKDVESGLNDLKN from the coding sequence ATGTCTAGAAAAGGAAATAATACAGCAGGTATTTTGGCAGGTCTATTAGCAGGTGCTGCAGCAGGTGTAATTTTAGGAATGCTTTATGCACCTGAAGAAGGAAAAGAAACAAGAAAAAAAATCAAGACTAAGGCTGAAGATTTGAAGGATCAGGCTAAAAATAAATATGGTGAAGTATCTGAAAAAGTAAAAGATCAGTACGATAGTATCTCTTCTACTTTCAAAGAAACTGCAAGCAATGTAGCGCATACCGTAAAAGACGGATATGACAAATACAAAGATCAAATTGTTTCTAAAACTACCGATATGGTAAAAGATGTAGAATCTGGATTGAACGATCTTAAGAATTAA
- the cmk gene encoding (d)CMP kinase, whose product MKKPVIAIDGFSSTGKSSISKIIAEKLGIVHLDTGALYRGITWFALQNCMDEDGKIDLPELFKSFHLIELEFKREDEELILYLNHINVSKEIRTNEVSDNVSLIAKQKEVRDFLLDAQRLIAKNGGVIMDGRDIGTVVLPDADFKFFLTASIDERTKRRYSELLSLGIEADEISVKENLIKRDRIDSEREISPLRQAEDAIVIDNTNLTKRQTIESILQYLTKINNFY is encoded by the coding sequence ATGAAAAAACCAGTAATCGCTATTGATGGATTTTCTTCTACGGGAAAAAGTTCAATCTCAAAAATTATTGCCGAAAAATTGGGCATCGTCCATTTAGACACCGGTGCTTTATATCGAGGGATTACTTGGTTTGCTCTACAAAACTGTATGGACGAAGATGGTAAGATCGATTTACCTGAACTTTTTAAATCATTTCATTTAATTGAGCTGGAATTTAAAAGAGAAGATGAAGAATTGATTCTTTACCTTAATCATATTAATGTTTCCAAAGAAATCCGTACCAATGAAGTGTCTGATAATGTAAGTTTAATTGCCAAACAGAAAGAAGTAAGAGACTTTCTGCTCGATGCACAAAGACTAATTGCAAAAAATGGCGGCGTGATAATGGACGGAAGAGATATCGGAACTGTAGTTTTACCCGATGCCGATTTCAAATTTTTTCTTACCGCAAGCATCGATGAACGCACAAAGCGCAGATACAGCGAGCTTTTATCTTTAGGAATAGAAGCTGATGAAATAAGTGTAAAAGAAAACCTTATAAAAAGAGACCGTATTGACAGTGAAAGAGAGATTTCGCCATTGCGACAGGCAGAAGACGCTATCGTAATAGACAATACAAATCTGACAAAAAGGCAAACTATAGAAAGTATATTGCAATATCTTACAAAAATTAACAATTTTTATTAG